The Phragmitibacter flavus genome contains a region encoding:
- a CDS encoding GspE/PulE family protein, with the protein MSLLLQSIVHAGADDAEAVATVLRDATLSGESAMDAIAGRLTVDEAALQWELAQKLGCQWTPSPLPDSSQGGELKRVFPARLALRHRVLPLRLERVDADAGGTENLPALVPMGSGVGEQVLVVACYDPFDLMARQAVARVVPMTTVWTLAPRDEVLRGIQAFYGVGADTFDDLLRNRDLDEDDLHLRDEANVIDAADDAEASVVKFVNQIIREALSQRATDIHVEPLRDNLRIRYRVDGELHEASVPENIKTLQASLLARIKVMAKLDIAEKRLPQDGRINLKLDGHSIDVRVACIPSVEGESISLRLLGQERFTLDKLGLTPEYRAKVDTLLAKPNGIVLVTGPTGSGKSTTLYTFLSQLNKVNRRIVTIEDPVEHKLDGVVQIAVKPEINLTFASGLRSILRGDPNVVMVGEIRDLETAEIAVRASLTGHLVFSTLHTNDAIGGITRLVEMGVEPFLVSSSVRAFLAQRLVRSLCPHCKEPAHYSREQLTACNFSEGIGSTLFGASVGGCQACRSTGYYGRLAIYEIVMVTTPMQDLISRKASSNEMMRQARRDGYVSMREYGWRKVLDGITTVEEVMRVTSEDFFE; encoded by the coding sequence ATGAGTCTGTTGCTCCAGTCGATTGTCCATGCGGGCGCGGATGATGCTGAGGCGGTGGCGACAGTGTTGAGGGATGCGACGTTGAGTGGTGAGTCGGCGATGGATGCGATTGCGGGTCGGCTGACCGTGGATGAAGCGGCTTTGCAGTGGGAGCTCGCGCAAAAGTTGGGATGTCAGTGGACACCTTCACCGCTTCCAGATTCGAGTCAGGGGGGCGAGTTGAAACGGGTTTTTCCGGCGCGGTTGGCGCTGCGCCATCGGGTGTTGCCGTTGAGATTGGAGCGCGTGGATGCGGATGCGGGTGGGACCGAAAATTTGCCAGCTCTGGTGCCGATGGGGAGCGGGGTCGGAGAGCAGGTTTTGGTGGTGGCGTGTTATGATCCGTTTGATCTGATGGCCCGGCAGGCGGTGGCGAGGGTGGTGCCGATGACGACGGTGTGGACGCTGGCTCCTCGCGATGAGGTGTTGAGGGGGATCCAGGCATTTTATGGGGTGGGGGCGGACACGTTTGATGATTTGTTGAGGAATCGGGATCTGGACGAGGACGATCTGCATCTGCGCGATGAGGCGAATGTGATCGACGCGGCGGATGATGCGGAGGCTTCGGTGGTGAAGTTCGTCAACCAGATCATCCGTGAGGCGTTGTCGCAGCGGGCAACGGACATTCATGTGGAGCCGTTGCGGGACAACCTGCGCATCCGGTATCGGGTGGATGGCGAGTTGCATGAGGCGTCGGTGCCGGAAAACATCAAGACCTTGCAGGCGTCGTTGCTGGCGAGGATCAAGGTGATGGCGAAGCTGGACATTGCGGAGAAGCGGCTGCCGCAGGATGGTCGCATCAACTTGAAGCTGGATGGTCATAGCATTGATGTCAGGGTGGCGTGCATCCCGAGTGTGGAGGGGGAGAGCATCAGTTTGCGTTTGCTGGGACAGGAGCGGTTCACTTTGGACAAGCTGGGGCTGACGCCGGAGTATCGGGCGAAGGTGGACACGCTTTTGGCGAAGCCGAACGGAATTGTGCTGGTGACGGGTCCGACGGGAAGCGGCAAGAGCACGACGCTTTACACGTTTCTTTCGCAGTTAAACAAGGTGAACCGGCGCATCGTGACGATTGAGGATCCGGTCGAGCACAAGCTGGACGGGGTGGTGCAGATTGCGGTGAAGCCGGAGATCAATCTGACCTTTGCGAGTGGCTTGCGGAGCATTTTGCGGGGTGATCCGAATGTGGTGATGGTGGGGGAGATTCGAGATTTGGAGACAGCGGAGATTGCGGTTCGGGCGTCGTTGACGGGGCATTTGGTGTTTTCGACGCTGCACACGAATGATGCGATCGGTGGCATCACGCGTTTGGTGGAGATGGGGGTGGAGCCATTTTTGGTGAGTTCATCGGTGCGGGCATTTTTGGCGCAACGGCTGGTGCGGAGTCTTTGTCCACATTGCAAAGAACCGGCGCATTACAGCAGGGAGCAACTGACGGCATGCAATTTCAGCGAAGGGATTGGGAGCACGCTTTTTGGGGCGTCGGTGGGCGGGTGTCAGGCTTGTCGCAGCACGGGATATTATGGCCGGCTGGCGATTTATGAGATTGTGATGGTGACGACGCCGATGCAGGATTTGATTTCGCGCAAGGCAAGTTCGAATGAGATGATGCGGCAGGCGCGTCGGGATGGATATGTGTCGATGCGTGAATATGGCTGGCGCAAGGTGCTGGACGGGATTACCACGGTGGAAGAGGTGATGAGGGTGACGAGCGAGGATTTTTTTGAATGA
- a CDS encoding type II secretion system F family protein, with the protein MPEFYYEAISASGQRSTGTLEATNRGEAVRKLSRRGLQPFTLNASTGGGGETAVVSAPAASTGKSVEVKANGKAESKTVGLPTGLKLKRAQVIQFTEELCDLLHAGLQLEQALHAMENRSSELSRDLAVGLRARVRDGVPFSLALAQVSPSFGELYCNLVSAGEASGALESILQRQVRYLNQMEALRAKVISALIYPAFIVMSGVALAIVFITYLLPKLALLIKNTQGELPAIAQWLLGFSAFLKSWWWLLVMLMIGAAVTCHVLFQDRRRLGWWHRVQLNLPVYGPVLRSRFEVQFLETLGNLLVNGLPLNRALELVRRATINSYLRERLGLVETAVGDGGSLSRAMEKADVARPLVVDMVRVGEQTGEMAEALQKAATRFDAQLSKLIDRATALIQPVIVLVMAVAVGLMAWMMVNVVYGTLENIRSR; encoded by the coding sequence ATGCCGGAATTTTATTACGAAGCCATTTCTGCATCGGGTCAGCGCAGCACCGGGACTCTGGAGGCGACGAATCGTGGGGAGGCGGTGCGCAAGTTGTCGAGACGAGGGTTGCAGCCATTCACGTTGAATGCATCGACGGGTGGGGGCGGTGAGACTGCCGTTGTATCGGCACCGGCGGCGTCGACGGGGAAATCGGTTGAGGTGAAGGCGAATGGGAAGGCGGAGAGCAAGACGGTGGGCTTGCCGACGGGATTGAAGTTAAAGCGGGCGCAGGTGATTCAGTTCACGGAGGAATTGTGTGATCTTTTGCATGCGGGATTGCAACTGGAGCAGGCGTTGCATGCGATGGAAAATCGCAGTTCGGAGTTGTCGAGGGACTTGGCGGTGGGGTTGCGGGCGCGGGTTAGGGATGGGGTGCCGTTTTCATTGGCGCTGGCGCAGGTGAGTCCGTCGTTTGGGGAGTTGTATTGCAATCTGGTCTCGGCGGGTGAAGCGAGCGGGGCGCTGGAATCGATTTTGCAGCGTCAGGTGCGCTATCTTAACCAGATGGAGGCGTTGCGGGCGAAGGTGATCAGTGCGTTGATTTATCCGGCGTTCATTGTGATGTCAGGGGTGGCGCTGGCGATTGTGTTCATCACTTATTTGCTGCCGAAGCTGGCGTTGTTGATCAAGAACACGCAGGGGGAGTTGCCGGCGATTGCGCAGTGGTTGCTGGGGTTCAGTGCGTTTTTAAAATCGTGGTGGTGGCTGCTGGTGATGCTGATGATTGGGGCGGCGGTGACGTGTCATGTGTTGTTTCAGGATCGGCGTCGGCTGGGGTGGTGGCATCGGGTGCAGTTGAATCTTCCGGTGTATGGTCCCGTGTTGCGCAGCCGGTTTGAGGTGCAGTTTTTGGAGACGCTGGGAAATTTGCTGGTGAACGGGTTGCCGTTGAACCGGGCCTTGGAGCTGGTGCGGCGGGCGACAATCAACTCGTATTTGCGGGAGCGGTTGGGACTGGTGGAGACGGCGGTTGGGGATGGTGGATCGTTGAGTCGCGCGATGGAGAAGGCGGATGTGGCACGACCCTTGGTGGTGGACATGGTGCGGGTGGGGGAGCAGACGGGCGAGATGGCGGAGGCGTTGCAGAAAGCGGCGACGCGGTTTGATGCGCAGTTGAGCAAATTGATTGATCGCGCGACGGCATTGATTCAACCGGTGATTGTGCTGGTGATGGCCGTGGCGGTGGGGTTGATGGCGTGGATGATGGTGAACGTGGTTTACGGGACGTTGGAGAACATTCGGAGCAGGTGA
- the gspG gene encoding type II secretion system major pseudopilin GspG, whose translation MIVAVPVSAKTALKRGFTLMEMMLVLFIIALIVGGGVMLMQNVGTDAEISKAQSDIRMWETNMIRYKTKALIIPTQQQGLEAMVTRPTVDPKPKNWLPMAKPEALTDPWGRKYQYRNPGKRNPSSYDIFSAGPDGLEDTEDDVGNW comes from the coding sequence ATGATTGTTGCTGTTCCCGTTTCCGCAAAGACTGCCTTAAAACGTGGCTTCACTCTGATGGAGATGATGCTGGTGCTTTTTATCATCGCGCTGATCGTGGGGGGCGGGGTGATGCTGATGCAGAACGTGGGGACGGATGCGGAGATTTCCAAGGCTCAGTCGGACATCCGGATGTGGGAGACCAACATGATCCGCTACAAAACCAAGGCGCTGATAATTCCGACACAGCAGCAGGGTTTGGAGGCGATGGTGACGCGGCCGACGGTGGATCCTAAACCGAAAAACTGGCTGCCAATGGCGAAGCCAGAGGCGCTGACAGATCCCTGGGGTCGGAAGTATCAGTATCGCAATCCTGGCAAACGCAATCCTTCGAGTTATGACATTTTTTCGGCGGGTCCGGATGGATTGGAAGATACGGAGGATGATGTGGGGAACTGGTGA
- a CDS encoding prepilin-type N-terminal cleavage/methylation domain-containing protein produces MNACQSFPHRHSIFRISKRGFTLMEMTLVMLVMALIIGMAAYSFGGVSGEEVLRRPASEFQKMVLESVRRASLYERPQVIVFDRQGFLFRYRGDQDAGSSDGDEQVWQRRVEVPLEMVVKLRRWGQNQFAAAPGQRLVIAPGGLCEPLTVRFEHLGSWLELTLDPLSGGVAEEAMFVAEDGT; encoded by the coding sequence ATGAACGCCTGCCAGTCATTCCCACATCGGCATTCCATCTTTCGCATTTCGAAGCGGGGTTTTACCCTGATGGAAATGACGCTGGTGATGCTGGTGATGGCATTGATCATTGGCATGGCGGCTTATAGTTTCGGTGGCGTGTCGGGTGAGGAGGTGTTGCGGCGTCCGGCTTCGGAGTTTCAAAAAATGGTGTTGGAATCGGTGCGAAGAGCTTCGCTTTACGAGAGGCCGCAGGTGATTGTTTTTGATAGACAGGGGTTCCTGTTTCGCTATCGCGGAGATCAGGATGCGGGCAGTTCGGATGGGGATGAGCAGGTCTGGCAGCGTCGGGTGGAGGTGCCGTTGGAGATGGTGGTGAAGCTGCGTCGCTGGGGGCAAAATCAGTTTGCTGCGGCACCGGGACAGCGGTTGGTGATTGCTCCTGGAGGATTGTGCGAGCCGTTGACGGTGCGTTTTGAGCATCTTGGATCGTGGCTGGAGTTGACGCTGGACCCATTGAGCGGCGGGGTGGCAGAGGAGGCCATGTTTGTGGCGGAGGACGGGACGTGA
- a CDS encoding type IV pilus modification PilV family protein: MRAKERGLRDGSGFTLLEVLLALMVFSIAVVALVEAINLSGLASSESRLEGRVQARLETLLLEATRLSQLGGTEFPPELVDTKVTEDGVAYHIQTVELELDNMDGERLTGLYAARVTATWRESMQTQTAEAETWFWPPLFAAER, translated from the coding sequence ATGAGGGCGAAGGAACGAGGGTTGAGGGATGGAAGCGGGTTCACCTTGCTGGAGGTGTTGCTGGCGTTGATGGTGTTTTCGATCGCAGTGGTGGCACTGGTGGAGGCAATCAATTTGAGTGGCTTGGCTTCGAGTGAGTCGCGATTGGAAGGTCGGGTGCAGGCGCGATTGGAAACGTTGTTGCTGGAGGCGACGCGGTTGTCGCAACTGGGTGGCACTGAGTTTCCGCCGGAGTTGGTGGACACGAAGGTGACGGAAGACGGGGTGGCATATCACATCCAAACGGTGGAGCTGGAGCTCGACAACATGGATGGTGAGCGGTTGACGGGGCTCTATGCGGCGCGGGTGACGGCGACTTGGCGGGAGTCGATGCAGACGCAAACGGCGGAGGCGGAGACGTGGTTTTGGCCGCCCTTATTTGCGGCGGAAAGGTGA
- a CDS encoding PulJ/GspJ family protein, whose amino-acid sequence MKLQPHVPHRCRKRAFTLLEMVMVMFVLTLLLGSIFAIVRGTVQLTDELAVVQTRESRMHGLSRLCERMFRHLPAQAMVRLRNKQIGSRYLYQLALVNVPSPMSASGEGAEVSVLETDEAPDGYLRLFLRSLNTEHAMAWERGEGEAGTRLLLLDQVAMLEWRFFNPRSGEWEPLWNEAMALPLEERRVTNAREAVMTPEDSAVMAGQTATSAMGAMERGQRPQLIELRVAVGAEEPQRMLFWAPNLKAQ is encoded by the coding sequence ATGAAGCTGCAACCTCACGTTCCACACCGGTGCCGCAAGCGCGCCTTCACCCTGCTGGAGATGGTGATGGTGATGTTTGTGCTGACGCTGTTGCTCGGGTCGATTTTCGCGATTGTTCGTGGGACGGTGCAATTGACGGATGAGCTGGCGGTGGTGCAGACTCGTGAGTCAAGGATGCATGGGTTGTCGCGTTTATGTGAGCGGATGTTTCGTCATCTTCCGGCGCAGGCGATGGTGAGATTGAGGAACAAGCAGATCGGCAGCCGGTATCTTTATCAACTGGCATTGGTGAATGTGCCGTCGCCGATGTCGGCAAGCGGGGAGGGGGCGGAGGTGAGTGTATTGGAAACCGACGAAGCGCCTGACGGATACTTGCGGCTGTTTTTAAGATCGCTGAATACGGAGCACGCGATGGCGTGGGAGCGTGGTGAGGGTGAGGCTGGGACGAGGTTGTTGTTGCTGGATCAGGTGGCGATGCTGGAGTGGCGATTTTTTAATCCGCGTAGTGGAGAATGGGAACCATTGTGGAATGAGGCGATGGCGTTGCCGCTGGAGGAACGCCGGGTGACCAATGCGCGGGAGGCGGTGATGACTCCGGAGGATTCGGCGGTGATGGCGGGTCAAACGGCAACGTCTGCAATGGGTGCGATGGAACGCGGTCAGCGTCCGCAGTTGATTGAATTGCGGGTGGCGGTGGGAGCTGAGGAACCGCAGCGGATGTTGTTCTGGGCACCGAATTTGAAGGCGCAGTAG
- a CDS encoding ExbD/TolR family protein, with the protein MIRRRRRKDPPVEMQMGPMIDMVFLLLVFFMVSARPIKQESDINLGLPGAVPQDEAVEIPDEQRIEIQPNGTVVLNEQPMGAPEDLQLPQLVAHLDRFKKSADAAKASALVTLAPDDVVPHQRVVDVLNACAKANITGVTFADSIQPE; encoded by the coding sequence ATGATCCGCCGCCGACGACGCAAAGATCCCCCTGTAGAAATGCAAATGGGCCCCATGATCGACATGGTGTTTCTCCTGCTCGTTTTCTTCATGGTCAGCGCCCGCCCCATCAAACAGGAAAGCGACATCAACCTCGGCCTCCCCGGAGCCGTCCCCCAGGACGAAGCCGTCGAGATCCCCGACGAACAACGCATTGAAATCCAGCCCAACGGCACCGTCGTCCTCAATGAACAACCCATGGGCGCACCCGAAGATCTGCAACTTCCCCAGCTCGTCGCCCATCTCGACCGCTTCAAAAAATCTGCCGACGCCGCCAAAGCCAGCGCCCTCGTCACTCTCGCCCCCGACGACGTTGTTCCGCACCAGCGCGTCGTCGACGTGCTCAACGCCTGCGCCAAGGCCAACATCACCGGTGTCACCTTTGCCGACTCCATCCAGCCTGAATAA
- a CDS encoding ExbD/TolR family protein gives MIRRKHRQDDPVSFQITPMIDMTFLLLIFFMLTTQISKEKVKLDVALPAASAAITPDDLSNRDIINLDAEGNFYIANDQVTRDQLNAYLKQRFINAPPLRIYLRADKLTPSKTIRDFMKMATEAGATNVIFGSYSRP, from the coding sequence ATGATTCGCCGCAAACATCGTCAGGACGATCCCGTCAGCTTCCAGATCACCCCCATGATCGACATGACCTTTTTGCTGCTCATCTTTTTCATGCTCACCACCCAGATCAGCAAAGAAAAAGTCAAACTCGACGTCGCCCTTCCCGCTGCCTCCGCCGCCATCACTCCCGACGACCTCAGCAACCGCGACATCATCAACCTCGACGCCGAAGGCAATTTCTACATTGCCAACGACCAGGTCACCCGCGACCAGCTCAACGCCTACCTCAAACAGCGCTTCATCAACGCCCCCCCACTTCGCATCTACCTTCGCGCCGATAAACTCACCCCCTCCAAAACCATTCGCGACTTCATGAAAATGGCCACCGAAGCCGGTGCCACCAACGTCATCTTCGGCAGCTACAGCCGCCCTTAA
- a CDS encoding MotA/TolQ/ExbB proton channel family protein — translation MPRSLITILLVLFTLLPALVAQEPTAPEPEVVAQKSLLDLYNTGGSLMHIILLCSIGTIAAGIYCFIAINPKKMMPKTTHASMIQFARHKDVNSAYQLCESAPSTYSNIISPSLLKINFERDLANKSSMEQAAADALDREETKQMTWVNYLNVFATIAPMLGLLGTVTGMIASFDMLSAGKSEPSDLAGGIGEAMTTTAAGLIVGIPAMFLYFFFKGRLTIAMSDIQKNATFIIDIFSGDVTLAEDDARAETTPPAPAETTEPALQS, via the coding sequence ATGCCCCGCTCCCTCATCACCATCCTGCTCGTCCTCTTCACCCTGCTCCCCGCCCTCGTTGCCCAGGAACCCACCGCACCCGAGCCGGAAGTTGTCGCGCAAAAAAGCCTTCTCGACCTCTACAACACTGGCGGCTCCCTCATGCACATCATTCTGTTGTGCTCCATCGGCACCATCGCCGCCGGCATTTACTGTTTCATCGCCATCAACCCCAAAAAGATGATGCCCAAAACCACCCACGCCAGCATGATCCAGTTCGCCCGTCACAAAGATGTCAACTCTGCCTACCAGCTCTGCGAAAGCGCCCCTTCCACCTATTCCAACATCATCTCCCCCTCCCTACTCAAAATCAATTTCGAGCGCGACCTCGCCAACAAATCCAGCATGGAACAAGCCGCCGCCGACGCTCTTGACCGCGAAGAAACCAAACAGATGACCTGGGTGAACTACCTGAACGTCTTCGCCACCATCGCCCCCATGCTCGGCCTGCTTGGCACCGTCACCGGCATGATTGCCTCCTTCGACATGCTCTCCGCCGGCAAATCCGAACCCTCCGACCTCGCCGGTGGCATTGGTGAAGCCATGACCACCACCGCCGCCGGTCTCATCGTTGGCATCCCCGCCATGTTCCTCTATTTCTTTTTCAAAGGCCGGCTCACCATCGCCATGTCCGACATCCAAAAAAACGCCACCTTCATCATCGACATCTTCTCCGGTGACGTCACCCTCGCCGAAGACGACGCCCGCGCCGAAACCACCCCGCCCGCACCAGCGGAAACCACCGAGCCCGCCCTACAATCATAA
- a CDS encoding tetratricopeptide repeat protein, translated as MLRSPASIPPIIAVLCLGFASIGSLSAQQPAPDPTQLTANELLSAARGAYDAGDWPQAESLFQSFIDTYGGTPEAADTSRKMKPLLVISKLRQKKYADTLELLEETLKDPVLDPVSADELAFWRGICHLQTEAHDPALAAFNEFHSGKLPYVISLPPAHRSIHNGRRVEAIILHAVCLILKEDHPAAAQFLGEQIPNLRQLNREAAGRATVLRLHSLLASNDDNTALQLVKETFTRLEEISQIVAFQTLSLQLGAKLLEQERFYDSIACLQRIWPKKRLLAHQQTSLANFKTRLAQVQKNPAQEYLAFQYDGLITRIEREIKNFESIPNFDSALRLRVATAYQGLYRYREAALILDDMLQNMPVDDIVIAASLNLIQCWLQVERWPNAIAAADTYLEKFNTPENQANIPTVHFLRATAFHSDRQPYEAELAFTTVHNKFPDHELAPRALFMEGITLLEQDLNLEAIDAFNETARRYPDSDIIEDTHYWTGMALSFDKQHEKARQHMQEHLARYTDHPRYRPDAKFRIAHATFALADYPLAITELRQFIDEHRGTQFAEEAKLLLGDALGSEGKIDEAIAAYLTIDRDANPKFFEDAQFRVGNIYKLAERFDTLRDHFQTFIADHPKSQRIGEAVYWIGWTHDTSGDRDLARQTYWKTIDQYGPNPEITGIESILTALTKLYPGEDGREQLSKELEALIANSTDSNPTLTLRATWAKANLVQKTDPDAAQKLLISLRPTLDPKIHAPLISADIADALRQANQLDPARELYTDLRKWHPRALEKDRAYFGLGMIALTQKQPDEALKHFQRFEKETLGSSLLAQVYQIKAQLHRDKNRYAEAQAEYEKVLEMPTAPRQIKAQTLLNLGELLVQSKNDLKATAYFERVYLSYGRYLPEVASAYWQRAQALDRLNQPDKALEVYLELAQRPDLVAQSQQQDAIQLLNQRNPQWRFQNNAPVQETKLEK; from the coding sequence ATGCTGCGTTCCCCTGCCTCCATACCCCCAATCATCGCCGTCCTCTGTCTCGGTTTCGCCTCCATCGGCAGCCTCTCCGCGCAGCAACCCGCTCCCGACCCCACCCAACTGACTGCCAACGAACTGCTCAGCGCCGCCCGTGGCGCTTATGATGCGGGCGACTGGCCCCAGGCCGAATCCCTCTTCCAATCCTTCATCGACACCTACGGCGGCACCCCCGAGGCTGCCGACACCTCGCGCAAAATGAAGCCCCTGCTGGTCATCAGCAAACTGCGCCAGAAAAAATACGCCGACACCCTCGAACTCCTCGAAGAAACCCTCAAGGATCCCGTCCTGGATCCCGTCTCTGCCGACGAACTCGCCTTCTGGCGCGGCATCTGCCATCTCCAAACCGAAGCCCACGACCCCGCCCTCGCCGCCTTCAACGAATTCCACAGCGGCAAACTTCCCTATGTAATTAGCCTCCCTCCGGCTCACCGATCCATCCACAACGGGCGCCGCGTCGAAGCCATCATCCTCCACGCCGTCTGCCTCATTCTCAAAGAAGACCACCCCGCCGCGGCCCAATTCCTCGGTGAACAAATCCCCAATCTCCGCCAGCTCAATCGCGAAGCCGCCGGACGCGCCACCGTCCTGCGACTCCACAGTCTTCTCGCCTCCAACGACGACAACACCGCCCTTCAACTCGTCAAGGAAACCTTCACCCGACTCGAAGAGATCAGCCAGATCGTTGCCTTTCAAACCCTTTCCCTACAGCTCGGCGCCAAGCTCCTCGAACAGGAGCGATTCTACGACTCCATCGCCTGCCTCCAGCGCATCTGGCCCAAAAAACGCCTGCTCGCCCATCAGCAAACCTCCCTCGCCAACTTCAAAACCCGCCTCGCCCAGGTCCAGAAAAATCCCGCCCAGGAATACCTCGCCTTTCAATACGACGGCCTCATCACGCGCATCGAACGCGAGATCAAAAACTTCGAATCCATCCCCAACTTCGACTCCGCCCTGCGCCTCCGCGTTGCCACCGCCTACCAGGGCCTCTACCGATACCGCGAAGCCGCCCTCATTCTCGACGACATGCTGCAAAACATGCCCGTCGACGACATCGTCATCGCCGCCAGCCTCAACCTCATCCAGTGCTGGCTGCAAGTCGAACGCTGGCCCAACGCCATCGCCGCCGCCGACACCTACCTCGAAAAATTCAACACTCCAGAGAATCAGGCCAACATCCCCACCGTTCACTTCCTGCGCGCCACCGCCTTCCACTCCGACCGTCAGCCCTACGAAGCCGAACTCGCCTTCACCACCGTTCACAATAAATTCCCCGACCACGAACTCGCCCCGCGCGCCCTCTTCATGGAAGGCATCACCCTCCTCGAACAGGACCTCAATCTCGAAGCCATCGACGCCTTCAACGAAACCGCCCGACGCTACCCCGACAGCGACATCATCGAAGACACCCACTACTGGACCGGCATGGCCCTCTCCTTCGACAAACAGCACGAAAAGGCTCGTCAACACATGCAGGAGCACCTCGCCCGCTACACCGACCATCCACGCTACCGGCCCGACGCCAAATTCCGCATCGCCCACGCCACCTTTGCCCTGGCCGACTACCCCCTCGCCATCACCGAACTCCGCCAGTTCATCGACGAACATCGCGGCACCCAGTTTGCCGAGGAGGCCAAACTCCTGCTCGGCGACGCCCTCGGCTCCGAAGGCAAAATCGACGAAGCCATCGCCGCCTACCTCACCATCGACCGCGACGCCAACCCCAAATTCTTCGAAGACGCCCAATTTCGTGTCGGCAACATCTACAAGCTTGCTGAGCGCTTCGATACTCTGCGCGACCACTTTCAAACCTTCATCGCCGACCATCCCAAAAGCCAGCGCATCGGTGAAGCCGTTTACTGGATCGGCTGGACCCACGACACCTCCGGCGACCGCGACCTTGCCCGCCAGACCTACTGGAAAACCATCGACCAATACGGGCCCAATCCCGAAATCACCGGTATTGAATCCATCCTCACCGCCCTCACCAAACTCTATCCAGGCGAAGACGGCCGCGAGCAACTCTCCAAAGAACTCGAGGCCCTGATCGCCAATTCCACCGACTCCAACCCCACTCTCACCCTTCGAGCCACCTGGGCCAAAGCCAATCTCGTCCAGAAAACCGACCCCGACGCCGCCCAAAAACTCCTTATCTCCCTCCGGCCCACGCTCGACCCCAAAATTCACGCCCCCCTCATCAGCGCCGACATCGCCGACGCCCTCCGTCAAGCCAACCAGCTCGACCCCGCCCGCGAGCTTTACACCGACCTCCGCAAGTGGCATCCGCGCGCCCTTGAAAAAGACCGTGCTTACTTCGGCCTCGGCATGATCGCCCTCACCCAAAAACAACCCGACGAGGCCCTCAAACACTTTCAGCGCTTCGAAAAAGAAACCCTCGGATCCAGCCTCCTAGCGCAAGTCTACCAAATCAAAGCCCAGCTCCATCGCGACAAAAATCGCTATGCCGAGGCACAGGCCGAATACGAAAAAGTCCTCGAAATGCCCACCGCCCCAAGGCAGATCAAAGCCCAAACCCTTCTCAACCTCGGCGAACTTCTCGTCCAAAGCAAAAACGACCTCAAAGCCACCGCCTATTTCGAGCGCGTCTATCTTTCCTACGGACGATATCTTCCCGAAGTCGCCTCCGCCTACTGGCAGCGCGCCCAAGCTCTCGACCGGCTCAACCAGCCCGACAAGGCCCTCGAAGTTTACCTCGAACTCGCGCAGCGCCCCGACCTCGTCGCCCAATCCCAACAGCAAGACGCCATCCAACTTCTCAACCAGCGCAACCCTCAATGGCGCTTCCAGAACAACGCCCCCGTTCAGGAAACCAAACTCGAAAAGTAA
- the dhaL gene encoding dihydroxyacetone kinase subunit DhaL codes for MPKTTLSTEEVTSMLLLVCDRVIAAEPELSEADRNLGDGDHGLGMQRGMTAAKEKLTSAPQESVDKAFSAVGMAMMSSMGGASGAIFGTFFRNGGKALQGRGELDAQGLALFLQAGVDGVKSRGGAAVGDKTTVDAMEPAAVAAAEHSGGSLADAITAASKGAEGGKEATKAMVAKFGRAKTLGEGAIGFPDAGAISVTVIIDAMRDFVLDS; via the coding sequence ATGCCAAAAACCACGCTTTCCACAGAAGAAGTCACCTCCATGTTGTTGCTGGTGTGCGACCGGGTGATCGCCGCCGAACCTGAACTTTCCGAAGCGGATCGCAATTTGGGGGATGGAGATCACGGACTGGGCATGCAGCGTGGCATGACGGCAGCAAAGGAGAAATTGACGAGCGCACCTCAGGAGAGTGTGGACAAGGCTTTCTCAGCCGTGGGCATGGCAATGATGAGCAGCATGGGCGGGGCGAGCGGTGCCATTTTTGGGACTTTTTTCCGAAATGGCGGCAAGGCTTTGCAGGGTCGCGGTGAGTTGGACGCGCAGGGGTTGGCGTTGTTTTTGCAGGCGGGTGTCGATGGGGTGAAGTCGCGCGGTGGAGCAGCGGTGGGCGACAAAACGACGGTGGATGCGATGGAACCGGCGGCAGTTGCGGCGGCGGAGCACTCGGGTGGTTCGCTGGCGGATGCGATTACAGCGGCAAGCAAAGGGGCCGAGGGTGGGAAAGAGGCGACCAAAGCCATGGTGGCGAAGTTTGGTCGTGCGAAGACTTTGGGTGAAGGGGCAATCGGGTTCCCTGACGCCGGCGCGATTTCGGTGACGGTGATCATCGACGCGATGCGTGATTTTGTGTTGGACTCGTAA